From the Gemmatimonadales bacterium genome, one window contains:
- a CDS encoding PilN domain-containing protein: MIEINLRPGQKRARGGSPFAGLQAQLSGLRERMRDPLPLVAAGVVLLAVLWLGWSWFKTGSDLGALEPQLEQARAENDRFRNFVAQKRKVELIRDSLVSQIQVLQQVDGERYVWPHVMDEVTRALPPYTWLVDLGAAGPAPVPVVPGSPGDTMPADAVPPPMQLQINGRTVDVQAFTRFLRQLEASPWISNVQPVSAQTVIQDDRPVTAFSIRAAFRKADSAYIRTVPLSQSVR; the protein is encoded by the coding sequence ATGATTGAAATCAACCTTCGTCCAGGCCAGAAGCGCGCGCGCGGCGGATCGCCGTTTGCCGGGCTGCAGGCGCAACTGTCCGGACTCCGCGAACGGATGCGGGATCCGCTCCCGCTGGTCGCCGCGGGCGTGGTCCTGCTGGCCGTGCTCTGGCTGGGCTGGTCCTGGTTCAAGACCGGGAGCGACCTTGGCGCCCTCGAGCCACAGCTGGAACAGGCGCGCGCCGAAAACGACCGCTTCCGGAATTTCGTGGCCCAGAAGCGCAAGGTCGAGCTGATCCGCGACTCGCTGGTGTCGCAGATCCAGGTGCTGCAGCAGGTCGACGGCGAGCGCTACGTGTGGCCCCACGTGATGGACGAGGTCACCCGCGCGCTGCCGCCCTACACCTGGCTCGTGGACCTCGGCGCCGCCGGCCCCGCCCCCGTGCCGGTCGTCCCCGGCTCTCCCGGCGACACCATGCCGGCCGACGCGGTGCCGCCGCCAATGCAGCTGCAGATCAACGGCCGGACGGTCGACGTGCAGGCCTTTACCCGGTTCCTGCGCCAGCTGGAAGCCTCGCCCTGGATCTCGAATGTCCAGCCGGTCTCGGCGCAGACGGTCATCCAGGACGACCGCCCCGTGACCGCCTTTTCGATCCGGGCCGCGTTCCGCAAGGCGGATTCCGCCTACATCCGGACCGTGCCCCTCAGCCAGTCGGTGAGGTAA
- the trmFO gene encoding methylenetetrahydrofolate--tRNA-(uracil(54)-C(5))-methyltransferase (FADH(2)-oxidizing) TrmFO, producing the protein MTVTVLGGGLAGSEAAWALAERGVAVTLVEMRPVVRTAAHQTDRLAELVCSNTFKSVEVVNAHGLLKAELRLLGSMLLECADAARVPGGSALAVDREVFAAAVQERIESHPKITVVREEASTLPEVGIVATGPLTSEPLARAMAERLGADALAFYDAIAPIVSAESLDRDRLYALSRYGKGAGDDYLNAPMTRDEYEAFIDALLSADQFTAHEFDKVPYFEGCMPVEEAARRGRETLRFGPMKPVGLPDPRTGQEPYAVVQLRQEDRAGQMWNLVGFQTRLRIPEQRRVFCTIPGLREAEFLRFGSIHRNSYLNSPASLGPGLTARDNDRLFFAGQLTGVEGYTESLGTGLLAGINLARRLQGKPAVVPPPTTMLGGLYRYLAEADPKHFQPMNANFGLVDPLLGKVKKQDRKPKQAERALEVMAAWKESL; encoded by the coding sequence ATGACCGTAACCGTTCTCGGTGGAGGGCTGGCCGGCTCGGAAGCGGCCTGGGCCCTCGCCGAGCGCGGCGTTGCGGTCACCCTCGTTGAAATGCGTCCGGTGGTCCGCACCGCCGCCCACCAGACCGACCGGCTCGCCGAACTCGTCTGCAGCAACACCTTCAAGAGTGTCGAAGTCGTCAACGCGCATGGACTGCTCAAGGCGGAGCTTCGCCTGCTCGGTTCGATGCTGCTGGAGTGCGCCGACGCGGCGCGGGTGCCCGGCGGGAGTGCGCTTGCCGTGGACCGCGAGGTCTTTGCCGCCGCGGTGCAGGAGCGCATCGAGAGCCATCCAAAGATCACCGTGGTTCGGGAGGAGGCGAGCACGCTCCCGGAGGTCGGGATCGTGGCCACCGGGCCGCTCACCTCCGAGCCGCTGGCCAGGGCCATGGCGGAGCGCCTCGGGGCGGACGCGCTGGCGTTCTACGACGCCATTGCGCCGATCGTGTCGGCGGAGTCGCTCGACCGGGACCGGCTGTACGCCTTGTCGCGGTACGGGAAGGGCGCGGGCGACGACTACCTCAACGCGCCGATGACGCGCGACGAGTACGAGGCGTTCATCGACGCCCTGCTTTCGGCAGACCAGTTCACCGCCCACGAATTCGACAAGGTGCCCTACTTCGAGGGGTGCATGCCGGTCGAGGAGGCGGCGCGCCGCGGCCGTGAGACGCTCCGCTTCGGACCGATGAAGCCGGTGGGGCTGCCCGATCCACGGACCGGCCAGGAACCCTATGCCGTGGTGCAGCTGCGCCAGGAGGACCGCGCCGGCCAGATGTGGAACCTCGTCGGGTTCCAGACCCGGCTCCGCATCCCCGAACAGCGGCGGGTGTTTTGCACGATTCCGGGATTGCGGGAGGCGGAGTTCCTGCGCTTCGGGAGCATTCACCGCAACAGCTACCTCAACAGCCCGGCTTCGCTGGGACCCGGGCTGACGGCGCGCGACAACGACCGACTCTTCTTCGCGGGACAGCTGACCGGCGTGGAGGGGTATACCGAGTCGCTGGGCACCGGCCTGCTGGCGGGGATCAACCTGGCGCGCCGACTGCAGGGAAAGCCCGCGGTGGTCCCGCCACCCACCACCATGCTCGGGGGGCTGTATCGGTACCTCGCCGAAGCGGACCCGAAGCACTTTCAGCCGATGAACGCGAACTTCGGCCTGGTCGATCCGCTGCTGGGCAAGGTCAAGAAACAGGATCGCAAACCGAAGCAGGCCGAGCGGGCGCTGGAGGTGATGGCCGCGTGGAAGGAGAGTCTCTGA
- the topA gene encoding type I DNA topoisomerase, with the protein MASSKSKKITKPKSASPKAAGKKAPAPKAKAAAAPKARTSAATPKAKAPKAAKRAKAAKSRGTASRTGAGTTLVIVESPTKARTIRGFLPAGYRVEASMGHVRDLPGDAKSIPAKYKEFDWARLGVNVDNDFEPLYVVSPDKRAVVRELKAAVKDVDQLLLATDEDREGESISWHLLQLLEPDIPVRRMVFHEITREAIAAALENPRDIDDRLVRAQETRRILDRLVGYTLSPLLWKKIAFGLSAGRVQSVAMRLLVVRERERRAFRSAAYWDLLAGLRHDGQAFEAELVQLAGKKLATGKDFDERTGKLLAGKDVVVLGETEATALAAKAAKAPWLVSATEEKPGIRRPAPPFTTSTLQQEANRKLRLSARDAMRAAQGLYERGFITYMRTDSVHLSDQAVTAARASVTELYGKEYLPDAPRRYANKSANAQEAHEAIRPAGAAFRHPKSTGLDGRDLALYELIWKRTMASQMADARQTSMSVTFEVGDATFRATGKRIDFPGFLRAYVEGSDDPEAALEDREVILPHLERGDSPTCESVEPVRHETQPPARYTEATLVKALEADGVGRPSTYASIIGTLLERDYAVRQGQALVPTFTAFAVTCILEEHFPHLVDEKFTAGMEDVLDEISEGKAEWLPYLRKFYLGPDGLRQQVLLHEKQIDPTEARTLLLEGLDAKIKIGKFGPYVETGAKGEELRASLPKDIAPADIDQARIEDILRQKAEGPDSLGIHPETGQKIFLLTGQYGPYLQLGEVVEGEPKPKRASLPKGITPDQVTMEQALGLLALPRLLGKHPESGRSVHAGLGRFGPYVVHDLGKDGKEYRSIKGEDTVLGITLPRALELLAQPKQGRGRRAAAAPIRILGRHPDDEQPIGLYDGQYGPYVKHDDISASLPRGSDPATFTAAEAIEILAAKRASGPRKKRRTKKKASSK; encoded by the coding sequence ATGGCGAGTTCCAAGTCGAAGAAGATCACGAAGCCCAAGTCCGCGTCGCCGAAGGCGGCGGGGAAGAAGGCGCCCGCCCCCAAGGCGAAGGCGGCAGCGGCTCCGAAGGCCCGGACGTCGGCCGCCACCCCAAAGGCAAAGGCGCCCAAGGCGGCGAAAAGGGCCAAGGCCGCCAAGTCCAGGGGCACCGCGAGCCGTACCGGGGCGGGCACCACGCTGGTCATCGTGGAGTCACCGACCAAGGCACGGACGATTCGCGGCTTCCTCCCGGCCGGGTACCGTGTGGAGGCCTCGATGGGGCACGTCCGCGACCTGCCCGGCGATGCCAAGTCGATCCCCGCCAAGTACAAGGAGTTTGACTGGGCCCGGCTGGGCGTGAACGTCGACAACGACTTTGAGCCGCTCTATGTGGTGTCGCCGGACAAGAGGGCGGTGGTGCGTGAGCTGAAGGCCGCCGTGAAGGATGTGGACCAGCTCCTCCTCGCGACGGACGAAGACCGCGAGGGGGAGAGCATCTCCTGGCACCTGCTGCAACTGCTGGAGCCGGATATTCCGGTCCGGCGGATGGTCTTCCACGAAATCACCCGGGAAGCGATTGCCGCGGCGCTCGAGAATCCGCGTGACATCGACGATCGCCTGGTCCGTGCGCAGGAAACCCGCCGGATCCTGGACCGATTGGTCGGCTACACCCTTTCGCCGCTCCTCTGGAAGAAGATTGCCTTCGGGTTGTCGGCGGGGCGGGTGCAGTCGGTGGCCATGCGCCTGCTGGTGGTGCGCGAGCGTGAAAGGCGCGCCTTCCGGTCGGCGGCGTACTGGGATCTGCTCGCCGGGCTCCGGCACGACGGCCAGGCGTTCGAGGCGGAGCTGGTGCAGCTGGCCGGGAAAAAGCTTGCCACCGGCAAGGACTTTGATGAGCGGACGGGCAAGCTGCTCGCGGGCAAGGATGTGGTGGTGCTCGGCGAGACGGAAGCCACCGCGCTGGCGGCCAAGGCCGCCAAGGCGCCATGGCTGGTGTCCGCCACCGAGGAGAAGCCCGGCATTCGGCGCCCCGCGCCTCCATTTACGACTTCGACGCTGCAGCAGGAAGCCAACCGCAAACTGCGGCTCAGCGCCCGGGACGCGATGCGGGCCGCCCAGGGGCTCTACGAGCGGGGCTTCATCACCTATATGCGTACCGACTCGGTGCACCTCTCGGACCAGGCCGTGACGGCGGCCCGCGCTTCGGTGACCGAGCTCTATGGCAAGGAGTACCTCCCCGACGCGCCGCGCCGCTACGCCAACAAGAGCGCCAACGCGCAGGAGGCTCACGAGGCCATCCGGCCCGCGGGTGCCGCATTCCGTCACCCGAAGTCCACCGGCCTCGATGGGCGGGACCTGGCGCTGTACGAGCTGATCTGGAAGCGCACCATGGCGTCCCAGATGGCCGACGCGCGGCAGACGTCGATGTCGGTCACCTTTGAGGTGGGCGACGCCACCTTCCGCGCCACGGGCAAGCGGATCGACTTCCCCGGCTTCCTCCGCGCCTACGTGGAGGGAAGCGACGACCCCGAGGCGGCACTCGAGGACCGGGAAGTCATCCTGCCGCATCTCGAACGGGGCGACAGCCCCACCTGCGAGTCGGTGGAACCGGTGCGCCACGAGACCCAGCCGCCGGCCCGCTACACCGAAGCGACGCTGGTCAAGGCGCTGGAAGCCGACGGCGTGGGCCGCCCCAGCACCTACGCGTCCATTATCGGGACCCTCCTCGAACGCGATTACGCCGTGCGGCAGGGCCAGGCCCTGGTGCCGACTTTCACCGCGTTCGCGGTCACCTGCATTCTCGAAGAGCACTTCCCGCACCTGGTGGACGAGAAGTTCACCGCCGGCATGGAAGACGTGCTGGACGAGATTTCGGAGGGGAAGGCGGAGTGGCTGCCCTACCTGCGCAAGTTCTATCTCGGTCCCGACGGATTGCGGCAGCAGGTGCTCCTGCACGAAAAGCAGATCGATCCGACCGAGGCGCGCACGCTGCTCCTCGAGGGACTCGATGCGAAGATCAAGATCGGCAAGTTCGGCCCGTACGTGGAGACCGGCGCCAAGGGCGAGGAACTCCGGGCCTCGCTGCCGAAGGACATCGCGCCGGCGGACATCGACCAGGCGCGCATCGAGGACATTCTCCGTCAGAAGGCGGAGGGGCCCGATTCGCTCGGCATCCATCCCGAGACCGGCCAGAAGATCTTCCTGCTCACCGGGCAGTACGGACCCTACCTCCAGCTCGGCGAAGTGGTCGAAGGCGAGCCCAAGCCGAAGCGGGCCAGCCTGCCGAAGGGCATCACCCCGGATCAGGTCACCATGGAGCAGGCGCTCGGGCTCCTGGCGCTGCCGCGGCTGCTCGGGAAACATCCCGAGTCGGGCCGGTCGGTCCACGCGGGACTCGGGCGGTTCGGGCCGTACGTGGTCCACGATCTCGGCAAGGACGGCAAGGAATACCGGTCCATCAAGGGCGAGGACACGGTCCTGGGCATCACGCTGCCGCGGGCGCTTGAACTGCTTGCCCAGCCGAAGCAGGGCCGAGGCCGCCGCGCCGCGGCGGCCCCGATCCGGATTCTTGGCCGGCATCCCGACGACGAGCAGCCCATCGGGCTGTACGACGGGCAGTACGGGCCGTACGTGAAGCACGACGACATCAGCGCCTCGTTGCCCCGAGGCAGTGATCCGGCCACCTTCACCGCCGCCGAGGCGATCGAAATCCTGGCCGCCAAGCGCGCGTCCGGCCCCCGGAAGAAGCGTCGGACCAAGAAGAAGGCCTCGTCAAAATGA
- a CDS encoding AMIN domain-containing protein codes for MTRVLSCALAVALMGLASPARADVSDPGSVTGVSVVSAPGRAEVVIAFSGAVQLKDFILKDPARLVVDLTGVTIDARSLGSYDGVNRGGVLNVRTGQYSAQTVRVVVELDAVKEYTIDQSASEIRISFGAERPFLAWSSAAPGEFAAPASRPASARPAGTPEVTTASYKPAASGDEPRITVTWDNASIADVVAGFAAFSGRSIILGRDIAGQVSAEIKNQPWTEAFYAVLATQGLSATELPGGIIRVDSPVALSALDSLEPLETVVVRMNYARAKEMSKNLDGILTKGRGKVFPDTASNSLIITDTRSRVSTVANFARSLDIRTPQVAIQAKIIYVNRTSLDELGLKYDLGSQSTFYNSLVSRPDPNNPGDTYDPNTTVVGLGGNSLAAVGNAEASISQPALDLVWSTAIGNFDFTVFLSALEQTELADIQAEPTINTMDNREANILVGEETPVRIIDYGSGTVAAQSTVQFKQTGIKLIVTPHVTDDRQVTMKLHTERSAVRPVADRELGFIVETQQADNQLLVADGQTAVIGGLTVTEVNKTRSGIPMLSRLPLLGPLFSFSSNKESRRDLIILVTPRILDDNF; via the coding sequence ATGACCCGAGTACTCAGCTGTGCCCTTGCCGTCGCGCTCATGGGGCTGGCCTCGCCCGCCCGAGCCGACGTCTCCGACCCTGGGTCGGTCACCGGCGTCAGTGTCGTCTCCGCGCCAGGTCGCGCCGAGGTCGTCATCGCCTTCTCCGGTGCCGTCCAGCTCAAGGACTTCATCCTCAAGGACCCTGCCCGTCTGGTCGTGGACCTGACCGGGGTCACCATCGACGCGCGCTCGCTCGGCAGCTACGACGGCGTGAATCGTGGTGGCGTCCTGAACGTCCGCACCGGCCAGTACTCCGCGCAGACGGTGCGGGTGGTGGTCGAGCTGGACGCGGTCAAGGAATACACCATCGACCAGAGCGCCAGCGAGATTCGCATCTCGTTCGGCGCCGAGCGGCCCTTCCTGGCCTGGTCCAGCGCGGCCCCCGGCGAGTTTGCGGCGCCGGCGTCCCGCCCGGCCTCGGCGCGTCCCGCCGGGACTCCCGAAGTGACCACCGCCTCCTATAAGCCGGCGGCGTCGGGCGACGAGCCCCGCATCACCGTCACCTGGGACAATGCGTCGATCGCCGACGTGGTGGCCGGTTTTGCCGCCTTCAGCGGCCGCTCCATCATCCTCGGTCGCGACATCGCCGGCCAGGTGTCGGCCGAGATCAAGAACCAGCCGTGGACGGAAGCCTTCTACGCCGTCCTCGCCACGCAGGGCCTCTCCGCCACGGAGCTGCCCGGCGGCATCATCCGCGTGGACTCCCCGGTCGCCCTCTCGGCGCTCGACTCGCTCGAGCCCCTGGAGACGGTCGTGGTGCGGATGAACTACGCCCGGGCCAAGGAGATGTCGAAGAACCTCGACGGCATCCTGACCAAGGGCCGGGGCAAGGTCTTCCCCGACACCGCGTCCAACTCGCTGATCATCACGGACACGCGGAGCCGGGTCTCGACCGTCGCCAACTTCGCCCGCAGCCTCGACATCCGGACGCCGCAGGTGGCGATCCAGGCCAAGATCATCTACGTCAACCGTACCAGCCTCGATGAGCTCGGCCTCAAGTACGACCTGGGCAGCCAGTCGACCTTCTACAACAGCCTCGTGTCGCGGCCTGACCCGAACAATCCGGGCGACACCTATGACCCGAACACCACGGTTGTCGGGCTCGGCGGCAACTCGCTCGCCGCGGTCGGCAACGCCGAAGCCAGCATCTCGCAGCCGGCGCTCGACCTGGTCTGGTCCACCGCCATCGGAAACTTCGACTTCACCGTCTTCCTGAGTGCGCTCGAGCAGACCGAACTCGCCGACATCCAGGCCGAGCCGACCATCAACACGATGGACAATCGCGAAGCCAACATCCTCGTCGGCGAGGAGACCCCGGTCCGCATCATCGACTACGGGTCGGGAACCGTCGCCGCGCAGTCCACGGTGCAGTTCAAGCAGACCGGTATCAAGCTCATCGTGACGCCGCACGTGACCGACGACCGCCAGGTCACCATGAAGCTGCACACCGAGCGGTCCGCGGTGCGCCCCGTGGCCGACCGCGAACTCGGCTTCATCGTGGAGACGCAGCAGGCCGACAACCAGCTCCTCGTTGCCGACGGCCAGACCGCCGTCATCGGCGGGCTGACAGTCACCGAGGTCAACAAGACCCGCTCGGGCATCCCGATGCTCTCGCGGCTCCCGCTCCTCGGCCCGCTCTTCTCCTTCAGCAGCAACAAGGAATCGCGCCGGGACCTGATCATCCTGGTCACCCCGCGCATCCTGGACGACAACTTCTAG
- the pilM gene encoding type IV pilus assembly protein PilM produces MALFGRKRTTVALDIGSGLIKLVVIDHASGEPVLTKVAFTSVVDGAIVEGEVMDPGIVADAVRGLLSSAGIKAKRVVTAVGGRDVIIKKISMDRMKEGEAREQIRWEAEQHVPFDMDNVELDFQILDPEGEGLQMSVLLVAAKRELVETKQSLFADVGLEASVIDVDAFALHNAFELNYPDAMHGVVGLVNIGHEMTNVNILDEGVPVLTRDIMIGTRRFREDLQRERNMSADEADQLLRGFERNEALEPLLASRGEELAVGIERAAAFLQSSSRSASGLARIFTSGGGSRIPGLNRILADRLRLPVQAANPLERLQVAEGVFDTLSLDEVAPLLMLPVGLALRTAA; encoded by the coding sequence ATGGCTCTTTTTGGTCGGAAACGGACCACGGTCGCCCTCGACATTGGCAGCGGGCTCATCAAGCTCGTCGTCATTGATCACGCCTCGGGCGAGCCGGTGCTCACGAAGGTGGCGTTCACGTCCGTGGTGGACGGGGCCATCGTCGAGGGCGAGGTCATGGACCCAGGAATCGTGGCTGACGCCGTCCGGGGCCTCCTCTCCTCCGCGGGCATCAAGGCCAAGCGGGTGGTGACGGCTGTCGGCGGGCGCGACGTGATCATCAAGAAGATCTCGATGGACCGCATGAAGGAGGGCGAGGCCCGCGAGCAGATCCGCTGGGAGGCCGAGCAGCACGTCCCCTTTGATATGGACAACGTCGAGCTCGACTTCCAGATCCTGGACCCCGAGGGCGAGGGGCTCCAGATGTCTGTCCTCCTCGTGGCCGCCAAGCGCGAGCTGGTCGAGACCAAGCAGTCCCTCTTTGCCGATGTCGGGCTCGAGGCGAGCGTCATCGACGTCGACGCCTTTGCCCTGCACAACGCCTTTGAACTCAACTATCCCGACGCCATGCACGGCGTGGTCGGCCTGGTCAACATCGGGCATGAAATGACCAACGTGAACATCCTCGACGAGGGTGTGCCGGTGCTGACGCGCGACATCATGATCGGGACCCGTCGCTTCCGCGAGGACCTGCAGCGGGAACGGAACATGTCCGCCGACGAGGCCGACCAGCTCCTCCGCGGCTTCGAGCGGAACGAAGCGCTCGAGCCGCTGCTGGCCTCGCGTGGCGAGGAGCTGGCCGTCGGCATCGAGCGCGCGGCCGCGTTCCTTCAGTCATCCAGCCGCTCGGCGAGCGGGCTCGCCCGGATCTTTACCTCCGGTGGCGGGTCCCGTATCCCCGGGCTCAATCGCATCCTGGCCGACCGGCTCCGGTTGCCGGTCCAGGCTGCCAACCCGCTCGAGCGCCTGCAGGTGGCCGAGGGCGTGTTCGACACCCTGTCGCTGGATGAGGTCGCCCCGTTGTTGATGCTGCCCGTGGGCCTGGCCCTCAGGACCGCGGCGTGA
- the aroC gene encoding chorismate synthase: MHFRFTTAGESHGPALVAIVEGLPAGLPVAASFVDAQLARRMQGYGRGARMQIEQDQIQWLAGIRAGETLGSPIAMQIANRDWANWQDVMDPEGTPGTSRRRQVTRPRPGHADLVGVLKYDRSDARDILERASARETAARVAAGALARRLLEEFGVELGSHVVALGGIRAEAPHPLPSSLNAAADRSTVRVLDSAAEAAMMHRIDEAKGAGDTLGGEVEVVATGVVPGLGSHVSYDRKLDGRLAGLLMSIPAVKGVEIGLGFEASRRPGSAVHDSILTEPVRGAGVRVGYSRQTNHAGGLEGGMTTGEPLTVRVAMKPISTLMRPLPTVDLATGQPAAAQSERSDVTAVPAMGVVAEAMVAIVLADAMLEKFGGDSLGEMRRNVDGYLMALAARRSMP, translated from the coding sequence GTGCACTTTCGATTCACGACCGCGGGCGAATCGCACGGACCGGCCCTCGTGGCCATCGTGGAGGGGCTGCCGGCCGGACTGCCGGTGGCCGCCTCGTTTGTGGACGCGCAGCTCGCCCGCCGCATGCAGGGATACGGGCGTGGCGCCCGGATGCAGATCGAGCAGGACCAGATCCAATGGCTGGCCGGCATCCGTGCCGGCGAAACCCTGGGCTCCCCGATCGCGATGCAGATCGCCAACCGGGACTGGGCCAACTGGCAGGACGTGATGGACCCCGAGGGGACGCCCGGCACGTCGCGCCGCCGCCAGGTGACCCGTCCGCGTCCCGGCCACGCCGACCTCGTCGGCGTCCTGAAGTATGACCGCAGCGACGCACGTGACATTCTCGAGCGCGCCAGCGCCCGCGAGACGGCGGCGCGGGTCGCCGCGGGTGCCCTCGCCCGGCGACTCCTCGAGGAGTTTGGAGTCGAGCTGGGCAGTCACGTGGTTGCGCTCGGCGGCATTCGCGCAGAAGCTCCCCATCCCCTCCCGTCGTCGCTCAATGCGGCAGCCGACCGCTCCACCGTCCGGGTGCTCGATTCCGCGGCCGAGGCGGCGATGATGCACCGGATCGACGAGGCGAAGGGCGCCGGCGACACCCTGGGCGGTGAGGTCGAGGTCGTGGCCACGGGCGTGGTGCCAGGGCTCGGCAGTCACGTCAGCTACGACCGTAAGCTCGACGGTCGGCTGGCCGGGCTCCTGATGTCGATTCCGGCGGTGAAGGGAGTGGAGATCGGGCTCGGCTTCGAGGCCTCGCGGCGCCCCGGCTCGGCGGTGCACGACTCGATCCTGACGGAGCCGGTGCGGGGTGCCGGTGTGCGCGTAGGGTACTCCAGGCAGACCAACCACGCGGGAGGCCTGGAGGGTGGCATGACCACCGGGGAGCCGCTCACGGTGCGGGTGGCCATGAAGCCGATCAGCACCCTGATGCGCCCCCTGCCGACGGTGGACCTGGCCACGGGACAGCCGGCGGCGGCGCAGAGCGAACGCTCCGATGTCACCGCAGTGCCGGCCATGGGGGTCGTGGCGGAGGCGATGGTCGCCATCGTCCTCGCCGATGCCATGCTCGAAAAATTCGGCGGTGACTCCCTCGGCGAGATGCGCCGCAACGTCGACGGATATCTGATGGCGCTTGCTGCCAGGCGGAGCATGCCGTGA
- the pilO gene encoding type 4a pilus biogenesis protein PilO: protein MALINDQNKVPVLAIVLTGLIGYMLYSGAGIEMLGIDGIQAREAHVVAMQDTLNAVQAQTDSAKRELAKGTAEDLRKELDSHRASLALLRQMVPEMNEVPNLLDAISTRAKIRGVNLAQVVPLPEQPGPAPFNTYTYNMSILGHYDEIGEFLADIASLPRIIVPQGVTMAPAAMNSAKVLGDTTGALLEAKFQIRTFVKSAEPEGANSGT from the coding sequence ATGGCACTCATCAACGACCAGAACAAGGTGCCGGTGCTGGCCATCGTCCTGACCGGACTGATCGGCTACATGCTCTACTCCGGCGCCGGGATCGAGATGCTCGGCATCGACGGCATCCAGGCGCGCGAGGCGCACGTCGTCGCGATGCAGGACACGCTGAACGCCGTCCAGGCCCAGACCGACAGCGCCAAGCGGGAACTCGCCAAGGGCACGGCGGAGGATCTGCGCAAGGAGCTCGACAGTCACCGCGCCAGCCTCGCCCTCCTGCGCCAGATGGTGCCGGAAATGAACGAGGTGCCGAATCTCCTCGACGCCATCTCCACCCGCGCGAAGATCCGCGGCGTGAACCTGGCGCAGGTGGTGCCGCTTCCTGAGCAACCCGGCCCGGCGCCGTTCAACACCTACACGTACAACATGTCCATTCTCGGGCACTACGACGAAATCGGTGAATTCCTGGCCGACATCGCCTCGCTGCCGCGGATCATCGTCCCGCAGGGCGTCACCATGGCGCCGGCCGCGATGAACTCCGCCAAGGTGCTGGGCGACACGACGGGCGCGCTCCTCGAAGCCAAGTTCCAGATCCGGACCTTCGTGAAGTCCGCCGAGCCGGAAGGAGCGAACAGTGGCACCTGA
- a CDS encoding shikimate kinase — MDRHVILVGLPGSGKSTVGPLVAEALGLPFEDLDAAIIRRMGMPVVRIFGEFGEAHFRKVEREVTAEKLAAAPSVIAPGGGWAAQPGNLDEARDRALFFYLQVAPAIALERAGQGAVRPLLAGGEGLARMNALLAERKPFYERVDATIGNDAPDPAPAATEIVEWIRRGGFA; from the coding sequence ATGGACCGCCACGTCATCCTGGTCGGCCTGCCGGGCTCCGGGAAGAGCACCGTGGGCCCGCTGGTGGCCGAAGCCCTCGGCCTGCCATTCGAAGATCTGGACGCGGCCATCATCCGTCGGATGGGGATGCCGGTGGTCCGGATCTTCGGCGAGTTCGGGGAAGCGCACTTCCGCAAGGTCGAGCGAGAGGTGACGGCCGAGAAGCTCGCCGCCGCTCCTTCCGTCATTGCGCCGGGCGGGGGATGGGCCGCCCAGCCGGGCAACCTCGACGAGGCCCGCGACCGGGCGCTCTTCTTCTATTTGCAGGTTGCGCCGGCCATCGCGTTGGAACGGGCGGGGCAGGGGGCGGTCCGCCCCCTCCTCGCGGGCGGCGAGGGATTGGCACGGATGAATGCGCTGCTGGCCGAGCGGAAACCGTTCTATGAACGGGTGGACGCGACCATTGGAAATGACGCCCCGGACCCTGCGCCCGCCGCGACCGAAATCGTCGAGTGGATCCGTCGCGGCGGCTTCGCCTGA